Genomic DNA from Dioscorea cayenensis subsp. rotundata cultivar TDr96_F1 chromosome 1, TDr96_F1_v2_PseudoChromosome.rev07_lg8_w22 25.fasta, whole genome shotgun sequence:
tgtaatatatttaaacagagacaggcatagttaaacaataattaacttatacaactagataaacataaaagagaagaactttacaaccaaaggaactcattttcagtaggattcgacaacgGCACATTGTCtgctcaacaacaagatcaactacagcgcatttgaagatggagtacacatGACACATCCATTGGAAGTCAActtcgttttctattggacaaaccattttatatcaatcgggtgtgataaacttcaccctgacacaagaaacttcgagaccccatcgctcacatatctcagctaacatagattcccaagaagtcagcgtcGTGAACGTTAGCACTCATcatccccgttgtatctagtaatatcacaaaaactctccataataaatcTGCATTTTTATAATACTCCCTCCCTCCCGCAGAATGATCAAGTGAGagcaacgaagaaattctcaccttatcaggaaaccggcataactcaaatcgaacaaaccaaattaggagaagaagaataagaagatgtgatgagccttctaaactttgtttgacaaaagcaaacaaaaaggaaaaaaaaacacaaaattgtatgtataaaggtcGGACATAATGTGATTGGGTggttttttttcccaccattttcaagggcaaaaatgaaatttcataatatggacccatttgaagtggacggcagggggtaaaagggaacttaaacaataacggaagagTTGCCTAGGGTTTGCCAAATTTGGAGGAgctttttagaaatatttaaaattcacgaggggtaaacaataatttttcctaatttttataagtttaataatttttaataattttattttttgtatttcaaaaaattttaataatttttatatttttataattttaatatttatatatattaatattttttatataatttttaaatttttgtttaaatttttttataacattttaataatttctattaatatttgaaattacattagcatgaatttaattttttaaattaaaaaatagagggatAAAATTAGTAACTTTTGTAGAAGACCAAAATAACATGACTATAATAAAGGTCTCAGCGATTTCGCCATggtaaaaatgtaaaatagaatTCTACCGATTTTGCggatttttgtgttcttttcattaattttattttttagagttTATCgatatttaagaatttttattttaaaaaaaataaaatattggcCCAAGCCCGGGGCAGGCGGCCCGTGCGAGCCCGGACTGGCCCAATTGACaccatatttaattaaaagatgACCTCCAATCCCGTTCACCGCTGAGCTTATCTCTCTACATCTCCGGCCGCCGCCGCCGCACGGAGCCTCTCCTGGCCGCTGCTGCTCTCTCCTCTCCAGTGCCCAATCGCCGTCATCTCCAACTCATTGCGGCTCCCGAGCATCGACCACTGGTGGTACTTCGTCACCCTTTCCTCATCCTTTGCTTCATTCTCGTTCCTCTTTTAGGATTTTAtctaaatattggtttttttctttctttttttgattgatttggatGGTGAAATTCTATTCGGCTTGCTTGAAATCATGTTTGAGTGGAGTTGTTGAATTTGGACATCTATCTTGCTTGTTTTGATCTGGGGTTTGTGAAAATTTTGGTCTTAGGGTTTGTTTTTTACTTTGGTTTTATATCTTTGAGGATACTGgactattttctttgatttgttccattataatattatatcctTCTTCGCCTTTATTCTATGGTTTAAGAATATGAGAACTTGAAAGAGTATCTCAAGGTTAATAGATTTGCTACACCAGAAGGAGGGCAAAATTCTTGTATACATGATAGTGTGTTGCATCAAAACCATTGAGTCTGTGCCTTGGATCATTGATATAATATAacaatgtcttttttttttctttaatacttTGCTGTTAGTGACATTATAACTTATATTGTTCCACGAGCTGGGTTGTGCCTTCTGTTTTAAAATgtggaaaaattaaaacaaccatAAGCAGGAGGCTTTGTCAAATTATTAATTTGGTATTTGATTCCAATTCCATGTTTGCACCCAATTTACGGCTTTGCAAATGATATCTCAGTGAGCTTGCTAATTTTCTACTCAAGGGGTGGGTAGGTATGGGGACGCGGGAGGTATATGAGGAGAAGCTCAGAAGTGGGAATCTCCATTATGATCCAACTATCAAACCTGGGCTTGGCTCTGCACGGTGCCCCCGCTGCCTTTCGCTAGTCGATCCCAACTCGGTCTCAATTCTTACTCTCTCTGTTTGTTTGTGATTTCTGATGACTTAGTTGTTTCTTATTCTTTTGTGTGGAAGTTTTTGGTGTTAATCAGCAagattttcctttcctttttttttttaaatgaattgatAATTTTGTCATGCAGGGAAGTGCGGGGTGGACAATTACTTCAGTACTTCATGATGCAACTGCTGTGGTTTGTTGaaaattctgtttttctttctaaacagatatttgtttaataaagcTTATTTATTGTGTTGTAATTCGGTAGGCGGGGTCAGGAGCTGCTGCTATGCTAAGTGCTGTTCATGGTTTCAATACAGGTGCAGTgtacttgtgtgtgtgtgtgtgtgtgtggttaaTTTGGGTCTCTAGTTATTATttgtgatgttttctttttggtttggCAACAGGGATTCCATTAGTTCAGAAACATGTGAAAGGACCCAAGTGGCTTCAAATGCTAATAGGGGTAATGCTGCTTTCAAAATTTCTGCATAATGTATATTGTGTGTTAGTGCCTGATCTGAACTGGCATTTGTTTTGGTTGATTATTGAAATTTCTCACCAGATTAATTTTTCTGTCTTTAATATAAAACCCTCAATTGGCAAATACTTGTCATAGATCATCTCACAAATGTGAATGGATGCTGTGCCAACTATAAGATGTGTTGCTTTTAGAACTTCCCTCTGAAATTTTCTAAACCACTTTGTTTATGTAAGATGGGATGAAAATTTGAAGAGGAATTTCTCTTAGAAATAATAGAAGGGCAATCAAACCATAGACAAGTCTCTTGAAGATTAACAAATTAGTTTCACACTTTTCAATTTTGGATATTAATTATACATTTTGCTTGAATTATCTTGTGGTTTACTACTCTGAAAGTGACCTGCGTATGGTTTGATTGTCATTCTCTTAATATTTTCTAAGAGGTGTTTCTCTTAGAATTTTTGTCCCATATAGTGATTCTTTTGGAACTTATCCTGGTGTTATAGTTTTTGCTGTATGCCAGATCTGAATCGGTATTAgtttgggtttattttttaaattgctcTCCAGATAGATTTTTCTATATCCACTTTAAAAACATTCTCAACATTCAGAAGAAATACTGAAATTAGAGTATGGTTATCTCCTGGCATGAAGGTCATTGTGAGAAAAAGAGTAGTTGAATTTTCAGTTCTGTAGCTTAGGGAAATAGAATTGCTCATGAGAACAGATCATGTgtcaaatataaaaagaaaagattagatACAAAGGAGTGGAGAACTGATGCATGTGAAGAGCATGGGAGACCACGATGtgcctttcatatatatatatatatatattggcaaaTCTAGAATGTCAAAACACCTATTTTGTACAAGATAAGATCTTTTAATTGTtcctgataaaagtgatgctgtGCTTgcatttgtttgtttattagtGGCCGATTTGGCAAGATTTTTTTGTCCACAACCAGAGCAAGATGTGGCAGGGCAGGATTTAGTTTACAAAATGTACTATTTTCAATTATTCTTGACATCTCATCTAAAGCTTGTCTACTGTTTTTAATGAGCATTGAAATGAACATGTATGGCTGGCAACTTTTATGAATATATCCCAGTTTTTTAGAGTAATATTAGACAAAATTGGTGGAACTTTTGTTACCATTTTATGTACATGGTGCAGACTTGATGCTCATAGTATGTTTCTTGTTCCTTGTTTCTCTGAATTCTTGATGTTTGTCCAAATATCAGAAAACATTTGTGAAATTTCCTCACTCTTTGTTGTAGTTTTGATGAAATAGATTTTAATCCAGAATAAGCCTTGCCTGCTATTCATTAAACagtattttgttttgatatgaTCATTACTGAAACCTATGCATGACCGCATTTTTCAagtttcaattattatttatgtatattatcTTCTCTTTTGTACAGGTTCCTCCATTGCTTGTCTTTTCTGGAGTTAGTGCTGCATTTGGTGGTATGACTTGGCGTTTATTCTTAAAATGATACCTCATCTTTACCTTCAAGTACAAAACCATCAATAAGTGGAGCACTTTTATGCTTCAAATGTTATTAATCACACGGTTCACTAACAAAGTTTGTATTTCTACAATTGCATGATGGTTGCATAGGTTTACTAGAAAATATTACCGTTATATAAAACTTCCATTTATTGAAGGCTGGAATCTGTTTTGATCAAGTGAGAAACTAAGCAGTCAAGTTTAGCAGATCATCTGGAgataaaatgattttattttattttcatcttttaaaatgcaagaaataaaatatataaccaGCAAGATATCATGTGCGCTATCATTTATTGAGATCTAAGTTGTTTCTTTCTTCAACAAGCACaccattttgtttgtttactgtgctataaactttttttttttttttcatttatgatgTACAGGTTATGCTGTTCCGAAATTTGCTCAGCTTTCAGTGACATCTTATTATACTGCCTCAAACACAGCTCAGCGTGCGATATCACAAGTCACTAGATACATCGAAGACAAACATTCTTGTCATGCGTTGAATGAAAAATCAAGATGAACTCATTGTTGCTTCATCCTTAACAATCAGACACTGCAAGGGAAACATTTCTCGCAGATGCATAGGAGTTGCAGGCCATCTACTGATCTTAAATTCTAGTTGTTTGTTTGGTATACTTTTTCAACATCATAGTATAcgtagctatatatatatatatatatatatatatatatattgaagataCAACTAcgttccaaatcaaatttgatatGTATTCAGGACTCCAAAATAAATGGGGTAGTGAGACCTCAATATTTCTGTGCATTTTTTTTGTGGGACTTTAGAAGTTAGATTATGTGCTGCTTTGAGGATTTTCTTGCAggtaataaaaatttgttttggtCATGTTTGACATTGAAAGGAAAAGGTAACCTTTTTGTTTGGAGTATATCAAAAAGATATTAATTTTCTACAGGCACTGGTTAATTAATTGCATTGTGTTTTCTTGGGTGTAACTTATAAAATCTTTGTTAAAAATTTCGTAACGTTTTATGATAACTGCAAATATTTGTGGTTAAACAAATGtcttttaatgataaataagtaaataaatttaattgaattgttTATATTGGGATTATGAGGAAACTAAAAGCTGTATGAGTTTTGGTATGTTAAAGTTTGGTTCAgcattattttaattgagtCGGTGCTCAGTAATCGAGTCGGATCCTGAGTTGAGTCTACTTTGAACTTCAGTTGTCAAGCTCAGGCTGGGTTCAGGTTCAATTAGCTATCAATTAGCTATAGTAATTTAACTACCATAAGAAAGctataataagttaataaccAAAGGAACCGTTCTTAATTTTAGCGAGTTAGACTTTcacaaattttatatatgtaaattatatAGAGGAAAAGTTTATTAAGAACTAGCATAAAGACCCGCACTTATACTGCGGGTTAAATTGAGCAGTGATAATAATATGGtctgtcttttatttattatttttttactattattatttattgaagacAAACAAATCTTTCTGTCAATGAATTGTAtgaaaaaatatcataaataattgaaaagaaatagtaattcaagtaaaaaaaatatttaaatacagaAAAGATCCTAATGATACTTAAGAAgtatatattatgtaaatttttttattatctcttatatttattacatatcaaataaagcaaaaatTAGTTGGTATAAAATTTCCATGTCTCTTAAAATGGATGGTATCATCTCGATCTCTCAATTATTAGCTAAAATTCTATAAATCCTAATTAGAAATATATTGACATCAATATCttatatttaagtattaaaGAGTTCTTTGATATGGAATAAATATTAGagtcaataaatatataaatgatttttttcataaattagattcaataaagataaataatatttaataaaaagaaaaattagcatGCATGGAttgtattttaatataaatacacatatgaATATTTTACATAAGTAGGTTTTAAGATTAtattgaagaaaattaaaacattgtaataattgataaaatacttaaaaaaaacatatttgcaTTTTCCatgaagataataataataaaaatatctataattACTTTTCATAGCTTTCAATATTCTTCTTCTATGCATTTAAAATAGTACAAACCAAATACCAACTaactcaaattttatattaaaattcaagcaaacatttgtaatttttttaaaaagagaagataGTGTTTCAACtcttagggggtgtttggatgccaaGATTGGAGTGAGAGTGAGGGGGGAGTGGTTGTAAGCCCTTGTTTAAGCATACATCAATGGGAATGAGGGTGGATTGTGGAGGGAGTGAGACTCGGGTGAGTCTCACTCCCCAAGAATTGGGCGGACCGGCCAATCCTGGACATAGAAATGATATATATGCCCCTAGGTTAAAGACCCATATTCTCTCTGTGAGAACCAAGCTTCACCATTCTCATCTTCGCCGACCTCTCATCTTCAACCACGATCACTCTCTGGAAACCGCACAGTTCCGATTGGAGGAGAGAACGGAAAACTCGACGGAGAAGGTTTGTTATTGTTCGGATTGTTGTTCTTCGGGTTGCTGTTCTTCGGATTGTAGGAGAAGGTGTTGTATCCATGGTTTGACTTGTGATTATCAGGATTGTAGGATTAACAAGTGTTGAATCCATGGTTTGAGAAGTTGTGGAAGCAGTTTGGGATTGCACAGGTTTTGTGAGGTGATCCTCAATTGGTTCAAGAGAATCCTTGATCGTCCGTGGTATTCTTTCTGGTCCTCTTGCTCTaaaccttatttatttttaatcacaaCATCTTTATGGTTTTGGAGGAATGGGCTATTCGATGTCTAATGTTTCTTTGCTCTTCATCTTTATGGTTCTGGTCCGATGCTTACTTTATCATTTTTTGTGTTTAgtgttatttccaaattccacTGGCGGGTAACAACAACAATGCCTCTGTAAATCTTGAAAAAGAGCAGGTATTTATGTCTACTGCCATCATCCATCTGCaccaaataataatttaatcaagTTTGTTTTGGTTTAATCAGGAGTTATTAGGCAATGACttgaatgaataataaatactttttttttccaagttcTTTTGATGTTATGTCTCTAAATAAATTGTTTACAATATTCAACTAGAGATGCTTTGATAATGTATTATGTTTACAATATTCAACCAGAGATGCTTTTCCAAATTCTTCGTCATTGATTTTTACTTTGTATAATGTtgccatttaattattaatgtgAGATTATTCTTTTGTATATCTAGTGAGTGATTTATATGAGTTCTGAAGTGgggatttatttttgtatttatttttcccaGTGTGTGTAGAatgatgtattcattttttttttcttttaaaaagttCTACTGGCCTATAATTCTGATTATGACATTACTGTGTTGACCATCATgacatagttattattattatttttagtatacTTGCTATCTTTCAtgcttcttcttttgaattGTATTTCACTATAGTATGGCTCAAAGTGGTTTTTCTATCTTCATTCATTAGCAATTATGAAAAGAAGACGTCATTAAggcttttatcttatttttgatatctttgaataatggcACTGTTAGCTTAGAAGCCATTCATTAGCACTTATGAATGAAAAAGACTTCATCAAAAACTTACATCACTCTTCTTTATCCAAAATAATTACGTTGaacattacatatatatatatattgacagtctaacaaaaatatatatatatatatatatataattttcaggATGTAATATGAagagtcatatatatatatatatttatatgaagaGTCAGATATTGGAATATGCCCTCACTTTGTTAGACTGTCAAATGCCaagaaagtaatatatatatatatatatatatctaaagttAGAATAGATTCTATGGAAATTTTTTGTGGCATATggcttaattttttgttttgaaattttcaaggAAGGATAGCCGGCTTTACATCAATAATTTGCCTAGTCCAATTCCTCAGTCACTAACCAGTATCCAAGACCTCCAGCGATGTAAGTACAATCTCTTTCACTATTTTTGTCTATTATTTATATCTAACACGTTACCacttgttataaaaataaatatatgccCTTGCATTTAAATTCTTATACttcattaattatttgtgaTACCAATCTCTAGGTCCACATTAAACTTAGTTAATTAGTTAAATAACCATTgtgattaataattttttttgtttcataatCCATAGCATCATAATATGACAAGGATTAAACAACTTCGGGTATACTGCGCAATGATCATATGCTACTTCTATGTACTAAGTGTCATGCTCACTACATTGGCAacaaatcaatgaaataatagacCAAGAATGATTGTTCATGACATTTCATCATCATCGACTAGACGCCGCAAACAACATGAGTACATCCACCGTTTAGTTTTCCAAAGTGACATTAAGTGCATCGACATGTTACGCATGGATCGACGTTGTTTTCATAGTTTGTGTCAATTGTTAACTACGACCGGTGGGTTACGAGGCACTTTAAATGTTGGTGTCCAAGAGATGATCGCGATGTTTTTGAACATTATAGCACATCATGCCAAGAATAGAGTGATTAAATTTGCCTTCCTCCGATCGGGCGAGACAGTTAGTTGGCATTTCCATGCTGTGTTGAAGTTAGTTATTCTTTGTCACTCTCCTCTTTTAAAGAAACCAGAACCTGTACCTGAAAACTCAAACGACTTTAGGTAGAAGTGGTTTAAGGTAATAATCTAGGTTCTTATGCTCTATTAGTCGTAGATGTTAtgtgattaattgttttttttatttaatgtagaaTTGTTTTGGAGCACTAGATGGAACACATATACGTGTGAATGTACCCAAAATTGATTGCGCACGATATagatagagaaaatatgaaattactaCAAATGTCCTCGCCGTCTGTAATcaaaatatgcaatttatatatgtgttgTCCGGATGGGAGGGTTTGGCATATGATGATCGGGTTCTTAGGGATGTAGTGACAAAGCCTAATGGATTGAAGGTTCCTGAcggtaaaaaacaaaaaaaatttagttgcaCAATCTCGTGACTTACTACTAATAAATGGCTTGTGAACCATTAGctaataagaaaattttctcTATCTTCTAGGTTTTTAATATTTGGTAGACGCTGGTTATGCAAATTGCCCTGGTTTCCTTGCGTCTTTTCGAGGACAACGCTACCATTTAAGTTCTTGGGCCGATGGGCATCAACCACTTACAACTCAAgaatttttcaacatgaaaCATGCTAGCGCAAGAAACGTAATTGAGCGGACATTCGTACTTCTAAGAAGTCGCTGGAAAATCTTATCTAGcccaagtttttataatatagccACTCAATGGCGTATCATTAATGCTTGTTGTTTGCTTCATAACTTCATCAGACAAGAAATGGTAGAAGATCCTGCAGAAGATAATGTTGGTGATGAAACCTTAGAAGAAAGCACAGCAGATGATACAGAAAACATTATGGCTGTTGAACCAACAGATGAATGGACACAATTTCGGCTTAACATGGCCTTGGATATGTTTAATGCTTCGCACTCAACTTGAGcataataaaattgttaattacTTTATTGTAGTGGTTTGTATAGCATGATGGACACAATTTGTAATGCTATTGTTTGTA
This window encodes:
- the LOC120264937 gene encoding uncharacterized protein LOC120264937, which produces MGTREVYEEKLRSGNLHYDPTIKPGLGSARCPRCLSLVDPNSGSAGWTITSVLHDATAVAGSGAAAMLSAVHGFNTGIPLVQKHVKGPKWLQMLIGVPPLLVFSGVSAAFGGYAVPKFAQLSVTSYYTASNTAQRAISQVTRYIEDKHSCHALNEKSR